The proteins below are encoded in one region of Sporosarcina sp. FSL K6-1508:
- the tadA gene encoding tRNA adenosine(34) deaminase TadA, which translates to MDTFNKDRIYMQMAIDEAMKAQALAEVPIGAIIVHADKVIARAHNLRETTQNAVTHAELSAIQDACQEIGSWRLEDTTLYVTLEPCPMCAGAILQSRIPRVVYGARDPKGGCVDSLYRLLNDPRFNHECEVVEGVLADECGEMLTAFFRAIRERKKIDQKRKRLDQGC; encoded by the coding sequence TTGGATACTTTTAATAAAGACCGGATATATATGCAAATGGCAATTGACGAAGCGATGAAGGCACAAGCGCTTGCCGAAGTTCCCATTGGCGCAATCATCGTCCATGCGGATAAAGTAATTGCCCGCGCTCATAATTTACGTGAAACAACCCAAAATGCCGTAACACACGCAGAATTGTCCGCCATTCAGGATGCATGCCAAGAAATTGGCAGCTGGCGGCTTGAAGATACGACGCTGTATGTAACACTTGAACCATGCCCGATGTGCGCAGGCGCTATTTTACAATCCAGAATTCCTCGTGTCGTCTACGGTGCCCGCGATCCAAAAGGCGGTTGCGTCGACTCACTCTATCGCTTATTGAACGATCCACGGTTTAATCATGAATGTGAGGTGGTTGAAGGCGTCCTTGCGGATGAATGCGGGGAGATGCTGACAGCGTTTTTTAGAGCGATACGCGAACGAAAAAAAATTGACCAAAAGCGTAAGCGCCTTGATCAAGGGTGCTGA
- the serS gene encoding serine--tRNA ligase, protein MLDIKRVRANFNEVKEKLSKRGEDISQLDNFQGLDDKRRELIAKVEVLKAERNEVSQKVAEMKRNKENADEVIARTRQVGDEIKKLDEELNTVEEELNYIMMRIPNVPHDSVPVGDSEDDNVEVRVWGEKPEFGFEPKPHWDLGTDLQLLDFERAAKVTGSRFVFYRGLGARLERALINFMLDLHIEEHGYEEILPPYLVNRTSLTGTGQLPKFEEDAFLVNEEDYFLIPTSEVPVTNFHRDEILNVAQLPVAFAAYSTNFRSEAGSAGRDTRGLIRQHQFNKVELVRFVKPEDSYDELEKLTGHAEKVLQLLKLPYRALKMCTADLGFTAAKKYDLEVWIPTQNMYREISSCSNFEDFQARRANIRFRREAGAKPEYVHTLNGSGLAIGRTVAAILENYQQEDGSVVIPEVLRPYMGGKEVITL, encoded by the coding sequence ATGCTAGATATTAAAAGAGTCCGTGCCAATTTTAATGAAGTAAAAGAGAAACTCTCTAAACGTGGAGAAGATATTTCTCAGCTCGACAACTTCCAAGGTCTTGACGACAAACGCAGAGAATTGATTGCAAAAGTTGAAGTCTTGAAAGCGGAGCGTAATGAAGTATCTCAAAAGGTCGCTGAGATGAAGCGCAACAAGGAAAATGCAGATGAAGTTATTGCGCGTACACGTCAAGTCGGAGATGAAATCAAAAAACTTGATGAAGAATTGAATACAGTGGAAGAAGAATTGAACTATATCATGATGCGTATTCCCAACGTACCACATGACAGCGTTCCGGTTGGCGATAGCGAAGACGATAACGTTGAAGTTCGTGTGTGGGGGGAGAAGCCTGAATTTGGATTTGAACCTAAACCGCATTGGGATTTAGGAACGGATTTACAACTTCTTGACTTCGAACGTGCTGCAAAAGTGACAGGAAGCCGTTTTGTTTTCTACCGCGGACTCGGTGCACGTCTAGAGCGCGCATTAATCAACTTCATGCTGGATCTTCATATTGAAGAACACGGTTATGAAGAAATACTGCCGCCGTACTTGGTAAATCGTACAAGCCTGACAGGGACTGGCCAGTTGCCGAAATTTGAGGAAGATGCATTTTTAGTTAATGAAGAGGATTACTTCCTTATCCCTACATCTGAAGTGCCTGTAACGAACTTCCACCGTGATGAAATCCTGAATGTTGCACAATTGCCGGTAGCATTTGCAGCATACAGCACAAACTTCCGTTCAGAAGCAGGTTCTGCGGGGCGCGATACACGGGGATTAATCCGTCAGCATCAGTTCAACAAAGTAGAACTCGTCCGTTTCGTAAAACCGGAAGATTCTTATGATGAATTAGAAAAACTGACTGGGCATGCGGAAAAAGTGTTACAGTTGTTGAAATTACCATACCGTGCATTGAAAATGTGCACAGCAGATCTGGGTTTCACTGCAGCGAAGAAATACGATCTTGAAGTATGGATTCCGACTCAAAATATGTATCGTGAAATTTCTTCTTGTTCAAACTTTGAAGACTTCCAGGCGCGCCGTGCAAATATCCGTTTCCGCCGTGAAGCAGGGGCAAAACCTGAATACGTTCATACATTGAACGGAAGCGGCCTGGCAATTGGGCGTACCGTGGCAGCAATTCTAGAAAATTATCAGCAGGAAGACGGTTCAGTCGTTATTCCCGAAGTTCTCCGTCCGTATATGGGCGGGAAAGAAGTTATTACTTTGTGA
- a CDS encoding NUDIX hydrolase, whose product MERLKVFDENYTYLRDESRDDVHLKGLWHETFHCWLLDEKFIYIQKRSNVKKDFPGLYDITAAGHILSTETVMDGIREVEEELGIEIDMQKLHSKGIVRDGIELSNFIDHEFANVFLYESTFTARDFSLQLEEVESVHIVKREDLIQLFLSEVMTVTCRNIHDGTTVIISLPDFVPHERMYFEQVALFMRGL is encoded by the coding sequence ATGGAACGGTTAAAAGTTTTTGATGAAAACTATACATATTTGAGAGATGAAAGTAGAGATGATGTTCATCTTAAAGGACTGTGGCATGAAACATTCCATTGTTGGCTACTGGATGAAAAGTTCATCTATATTCAAAAAAGAAGTAACGTGAAAAAGGATTTCCCTGGTTTGTACGATATTACCGCTGCGGGGCACATCCTTTCAACCGAAACTGTGATGGACGGCATTCGGGAAGTGGAAGAGGAACTAGGTATCGAAATTGATATGCAGAAGCTCCATTCGAAAGGCATCGTGCGGGACGGCATTGAACTGTCGAACTTTATTGACCATGAGTTTGCGAACGTCTTCCTGTATGAATCAACATTTACAGCAAGAGACTTTTCGTTACAACTGGAAGAAGTGGAAAGCGTCCATATCGTGAAACGGGAAGACTTGATTCAACTATTCCTATCGGAAGTCATGACAGTGACCTGCAGGAATATTCATGACGGGACGACGGTAATAATCAGCCTTCCTGATTTTGTTCCACATGAAAGGATGTATTTTGAACAAGTTGCATTATTCATGAGAGGACTATAA
- a CDS encoding RNA polymerase sigma factor, whose product MDTQETVAQWYDDYGEAIFTYILMMVKDYQHAEDLTQETFVKAYRKHDTFLHQSSIKTWLFSIAQNTTKDYLRKKNPLQHYLDLSLNDRDLAPLPHQLMEMNEREVVLIHTLQKLKPSYRQVIVLRKLKEFSTKETAEVLGWSDSKVKSTLQRGLQELKYKLIEGGFRYEAII is encoded by the coding sequence GTGGATACCCAAGAAACTGTTGCACAATGGTATGACGATTACGGTGAAGCTATATTTACATACATTTTGATGATGGTGAAAGATTATCAACATGCGGAAGATTTAACACAGGAAACATTTGTGAAGGCTTATCGAAAGCATGATACGTTTTTACATCAATCGAGTATTAAAACATGGTTATTTAGCATTGCTCAAAATACTACGAAAGATTACTTACGTAAAAAGAATCCGTTGCAACATTATTTAGATCTGTCATTGAATGATCGTGATTTAGCCCCTTTGCCGCATCAATTGATGGAAATGAACGAACGGGAAGTAGTCTTGATCCATACTTTACAAAAATTAAAACCATCTTATAGGCAAGTAATCGTTCTGCGTAAGCTAAAAGAGTTTTCGACGAAAGAAACCGCTGAAGTTTTAGGTTGGTCAGACAGTAAGGTGAAAAGCACATTACAACGGGGGTTACAGGAATTAAAATACAAGCTGATAGAAGGGGGATTTAGATATGAAGCAATCATTTGA
- the pdxS gene encoding pyridoxal 5'-phosphate synthase lyase subunit PdxS codes for MNFKYGGVIMDVINAEQAKIAEAAGAIAVMALERVPSDIRKAGGVARMADPRIITDVQGAVSIPVMAKARIGHISEARVLEALGVDYIDESEVLTPADEEFHLLKSVYSVPFVCGARDLGEAARRLGEGAKMLRTKGEPGTGNIVEAVRHLRMVNAQVSRLVHMNEDEIMTEARNLGAPYEILLAIKKHGRLPVTNYAAGGVATPADAALMMELGADGVFVGSGIFKSENPEKFARAIVKATENFKDYKLIGELSKDIGEPMKGLEIGTLQEEELMSVRGW; via the coding sequence ATGAACTTTAAATACGGTGGGGTTATTATGGACGTTATTAATGCAGAGCAAGCAAAAATAGCAGAGGCGGCAGGCGCAATTGCAGTAATGGCATTGGAACGGGTTCCTTCTGATATAAGGAAAGCTGGCGGCGTGGCGCGCATGGCGGATCCGCGCATCATTACGGACGTACAAGGGGCTGTTTCGATTCCAGTCATGGCGAAGGCACGTATCGGTCATATTTCCGAAGCACGTGTACTTGAAGCACTCGGTGTCGATTATATTGATGAAAGTGAAGTATTGACACCGGCTGATGAAGAGTTTCATTTGTTGAAAAGCGTATACAGTGTGCCTTTCGTTTGTGGAGCGCGTGATCTTGGAGAAGCAGCACGCCGTCTCGGGGAAGGTGCTAAAATGCTTCGTACAAAAGGTGAGCCAGGTACAGGGAACATCGTTGAGGCAGTACGTCATTTGCGCATGGTCAATGCACAAGTGAGTAGACTTGTTCATATGAATGAAGACGAAATCATGACGGAAGCGCGTAATCTTGGCGCACCTTATGAAATCCTCCTTGCCATCAAAAAACACGGACGTCTTCCTGTGACAAACTATGCAGCAGGTGGCGTAGCTACACCTGCTGATGCTGCACTGATGATGGAGCTTGGCGCGGACGGCGTATTTGTAGGTTCAGGTATCTTCAAATCAGAGAACCCTGAAAAATTTGCACGTGCGATTGTCAAAGCAACGGAAAACTTCAAAGACTATAAATTGATTGGCGAGCTGTCCAAAGACATCGGCGAACCGATGAAAGGGCTGGAAATCGGGACTCTTCAAGAGGAAGAGCTTATGTCAGTACGCGGTTGGTAA